In Gadus macrocephalus chromosome 4, ASM3116895v1, the following proteins share a genomic window:
- the map1b gene encoding microtubule-associated protein 1B, whose product MATLVQSADLEQLETDRNVMASPTSTSLSQHFVDSKFYLLVVIGEIVTENHLKCAIADIEKGIRSWDTNLVSCNLDQELKLFVSRHSARFSSDVKGQRILHHKSNILETVVLINPSDDAVSTEVRLMISDTARHKLIVLSGQCYENTGELILQSGSFSFFNFIDIFTDQEIGELLTTIHPANKANLTLSCPEHGDWQNSNLDKHNLQDFINMKLNSALILPEMEGLSEFTEYLSESVEIPSPFDMLEPPTSGGFLKLSKPCCYIFPGGRGDSALFAVNGFNMLINGGSGRKSCFWKLVRHLDRVDSILLTHIGDDNLPGINSMLQRKVAEMEEEQSQGSAANSDWAKNRISPDIGVVFVNLPETLENPEPNYRVRRNMEEAANIQQFLTKLNLKTESLHRPVGNTIEPIVLFQKMGVGMLEMYVINPSKNSKELQHFMKQWTGSEKDKVSIMLPNGKESEFPVSSLTSISSLIVWHPANPSEKIVRVLFPGNATQHHILEGLEKLKHLDFLKQPVVTQKAISANTAAAAAEAKPKQAKLKHRTDSRESLKSTPRPSPSRAIRKESKEEVPEKEKTDAESLQEKTQKKAPMRKVPEKEVKPKAEQAAAHETQEKNKLKTQKERIVKKEPKKLVEKKHEEVKKEATKKEEKLTPKRETRKEVKKEEVKKELKRDFRRESPMKDRKEMKKELNKDESRKDMKRSSKDVKKVPAAIEAKKLTKPKALVKAESSKKDAGSSLKQKEKEKVKVTKKDITVEEAKPVCAVNAVAKNMEKVRSLMSSPEDLTKDFEELKAEESAVVEGEIQQTQEEPAVLIQHEELLQTKESSEAAESIDEGITTEVEGESGETPDEPEPKEKIDGCGSEKFEDEGTGLEETSDTVDYIEKGESDEVYTPQTVETEKETVINNNNEILGENENTSVKVGGETYDDIEDETLKQDKVQGVKEIDTEKVCLLVSASPKVSSPVSPAASIHDETFPVAFEGETASDDENIEEALEVSSSGHTQSIMDISSVPTPMDGMSTPRDTPSDENDSPSQDAGRIAASTYGEFEVRRLSPLQDLPESDLSKSEATEGKDYPPSACTVSPPSPLEADRFCREFPSDDAVEAQVSDKVPCDKEDLDSTRLNSVSSTSPLIHSPSMEKKMNFEAPLLFASPIELCTTMTGSPKGVAESLISPDDKTLEDTNSPQSSGHTPYYQSPVDEKSKMIASEDNAEGPTIVEVTSDREDSSKSASPEPKEVEHGISSHAEKAVSPQQSPLTLGHEFPTMKEESISDAEKNNGEDSHVAAAPVKHEFDTNITFKEESKMSISEGTTSDKSGTPIEEAVADDTFSHLASASTTSLATCSFPEPTTDSPSLHAEVGSPHSTEVDSLSVSVVQTPTPFHEAEGSPSKEESPRPMSISPDNSPMAKMRAQAQEAKSPEQSTTSVELGQDSPDHSLALDFSKQSPEHPSLAGSSRATENGPTEVDYSPSEGLDLRPVGEHEFNVETTVLFKEMDTVHVISASPSDVSQSTPSVTTPCQMREMPPSTLLPTDKSPVTQKVASLTHSPLSTDSSPLIGGPPGKEDDSPTSLSEEETSNKSNKDTEQSYETHTSPKSISPSFPPPSMSTPPPSSSPPPPPSSFSPTPPSVSPLPLSVSPPPPSSSPPQTPSSFSPTPQSSPPQPSLKSPRSSPTPSSSAPPPSLSPAPSSPPPPSSSPPPSSSPPLQSSSPPREALSPKETNPFKCDTSTPPSKSPNSPKVPFPSSLPLSPNYMCAGGSQEPNLSKQSSSPHSKTDVDLCLVSSCEYRHPKTELSPSFMNPNPLEYLMSEEMALEEGKLLTKSGGGPPPPGGKLQAKQCEETPPTSISESAPSQTDSDVPPGTEDCPSITADANIDSEDDSETLPTDRTLTYRHADPPPPAAKDPAPSSAPPDVCMVDPEALKAEERQEEAAAEKTKKKKLTKTSGSPARKSALAKAKDTKTASPKKIVGEGKDAKNATNTSASRGAKSTTSTGNTKVSSGAAVPNCPPMYMDLVYIPNHCSAKNVDAEFFKRVRSSYYVVSGNDQPAQEPNKTVLDALLEGKAQWGNDMQVTLIPTHDSDVMREWYQETHDKQQELNIMVLASSSTVVMQDESFPACKIEL is encoded by the exons GCCAGAGGATTCTTCACCACAAAAGCAATATCCTGGAGACAGTGGTGCTCATCAACCCGTCGGATGATGCAGTCAGCACGGAG GTACGTCTGATGATCTCAGACACTGCCAGACACAAGCTGATTGTCCTGTCGGGTCAGTGCTATGAGAACACTGGCGAGCTCATTCTGCAGTCTggatccttctccttctttaacTTCATCGACATTTTCACTGATCAAGAG ATCGGTGAGTTGCTCACCACCATTCACCCAGCCAACAAAGCCAACCTCACCCTGTCCTGCCCTGAGCACGGGGACTGGCAGAACTCTAATTTGGACAAACACAACCTGCAGGACTTCATAAACATGAAGCTCAACTCTGCTCTCATACTCCCGGAGATGGAGGGCCTTTCCGAGTTCACGGAATACCTATCCGAGTCGGTGGAGATCCCGTCTCCCTTTGACATGCTGGAGCCGCCCACCTCAGGGGGGTTCCTCAAGCTCTCCAAGCCTTGCTGCTACATCTTCCCCGGCGGACGCGGTGACTCGGCGCTCTTTGCCGTCAATGGCTTCAACATGCTGATTAACGGCGGCTCGGGGAGGAAGTCGTGCTTCTGGAAGCTGGTGAGGCACCTGGACAGGGTGGACTCAATCCTCCTGACACACATCGGGGACGATAACCTGCCCGGCATCAACAGCATGCTGCAGAGGAAGGTGGccgagatggaggaggagcagtccCAGGGCTCGGCGGCCAACAGTGACTGGGCCAAGAACAGGATCTCACCAGACATCGGTGTTGTGTTCGTAAATCTTCCCGAAACTTTGGAAAACCCAGAGCCTAATTATAGGGTGCGTAGGAACATGGAGGAGGCAGCAAACATTCAGCAGTTCCTCACCAAGCTCAACTTGAAAACAGAGTCTCTGCATAGGCCTGTCGGGAACACCATAGAACCAATTGTTCTTTTTCAGAAAATGGGTGTTGGGATGCTTGAGATGTATGTAATTAATCCATCCAAGAATAGCAAGGAGCTGCAGCACTTCATGAAACAATGGACCGGGAGTGAGAAAGACAAAGTCTCAATAATGTTACCCAATGGAAAAGAATCAGAGTTTCCGGTATCTTCACTGACGTCCATTTCATCGTTGAtcgtgtggcatcccgccaacCCTTCAGAGAAGATAGTGCGTGTCCTCTTTCCTGGAAATGCCACTCAGCATCACATCCTGGAAGGGCTAGAGAAGCTAAAGCACTTGGACTTCTTGAAGCAACCAGTTGTTACCCAGAAAGCCATAAGTGCCAACACAGCAGCCGCTGCAGCGGAGGCTAAGCCCAAGCAGGCGAAGCTAAAGCACAGAACTGACAGCAGAGAGAGCCTCAAATCCACCCCCAGGCCTTCACCGAGCAGGGCCATCAGGAAGGAGTCCAAAGAAGAAGTTCCTGAAAAGGAAAAGACAGATGCAGAATCTCTtcaggaaaaaacacaaaagaaggCCCCAATGCGCAAGGTACCTGAAAAAGAGGTGAAACCGAAGGCAGAGCAGGCGGCTGCACATGAGACTCAAGAGAAAAACAAGCTCAAGACTCAAAAAGAAAGGATTGTGAAGAAGGAACCTAAAAAGTTGGTCGAGAAGAAACatgaggaggtgaagaaggaggcaacgaagaaagaagaaaagctTACCCCCAAAAGGGAAACCAGAAAGGAGGTGAAAAAGGAGGAGGTAAAGAAAGAGCTCAAAAGAGATTTCAGGAGAGAGTCTCCTATGAAAGACAGGAAGGAGATGAAGAAAGAGCTAAACAAAGATGAATCAAGGAAGGATATGAAGAGGTCATCCAAAGATGTGAAAAAGGTGCCAGCTGCAATTGAGGCAAAGAAACTGACCAAACCAAAGGCTTTAGTAAAAGCTGAATCTTCCAAAAAAGATGCTGGAAGTTCtttaaaacaaaaggaaaaggaaaaggtAAAGGTGACAAAGAAAGATATAACAGTGGAGGAAGCTAAACCTGTATGTGCAGTCAATGCTGTTGCAAAGAACATGGAGAAAGTGAGGTCCTTGATGTCTTCTCCAGAAGACCTGACTAAGGACTTTGAAGAGCTTAAAGCCGAAGAATCAGCTGTAGTTGAGGGAGAGATACAGCAAACCCAAGAGGAACCAGCTGTGTTGATCCAGCATGAAGAATTGTTGCAGACCAAAGAGTCCTCTGAAGCCGCAGAGTCTATCGATGAAGGAATTACAACAGAAGTTGAGGGGGAAAGTGGAGAGACTCCCGATGAACCGGAACCCAAGGAAAAGATTGATGGGTGTGGAAGTGAGAAATTTGAGGATGAAGGCACTGGACTCGAAGAGACATCTGACACGGTAGATTATATCGAGAAGGGGGAATCAGATGAAGTTTACACACCACAAACCGTGGAAACAGAAAAAGAAACAgttataaataataacaatgaaataCTTGGTGAAAATGAGAACACATCTGTAAAAGTTGGTGGCGAAACGTATGATGACATTGAGGatgaaacactcaaacaagaTAAGGTTCAGGGTGTAAAGGAAATTGACACTGAGAAAGTCTGTTTGCTTGTATCAGCCTCCCCCAAAGTCTCATCACCGGTTTCTCCGGCAGCGTCGATACATGATGAAACGTTTCCAGTGGCCTTTGAAGGCGAAACTGCTTCCGATGACGAAAACATAGAAGAAGCTCTGGAGGTATCCTCCTCCGGCCACACTCAATCCATAATGGACATCTCCAGTGTCCCCACTCCAATGGACGGGATGTCCACACCTAGGGATACCCCAAGCGATGAAAATGATTCTCCTTCTCAGGACGCTGGCAGAATTGCCGCGTCGACCTATGGGGAGTTTGAAGTGAGACGTCTCTCCCCACTCCAGGATTTGCCAGAATCTGACCTCTCCAAGAGCGAGGCCACAGAGGGCAAAGACTACCCTCCATCTGCCTGCACTGtatctcctccctcacccctcgaAGCAGATAGATTCTGCAGAGAGTTCCCATCTGATGATGCCGTAGAGGCCCAGGTGTCAGATAAGGTGCCATGTGATAAAGAAGACCTAGACTCAACCAGATTGAATTCTGTTTCCTCAACCTCACCACTTATACATTCTCCTTCTATGGAGAAGAAGATGAATTTCGAAGCTCCCTTGCTCTTTGCCTCACCTATTGAATTGTGCACCACTATGACCGGATCACCAAAGGGGGTAGCTGAGTCTTTGATCAGCCCAGATGATAAGACATTAGAGGACACAAATTCACCTCAATCCTCGGGTCACACACCTTACTATCAGTCTCCAGTAGACGAAAAGTCTAAAATGATAGCATCTGAGGACAATGCTGAGGGACCCACAATTGTTGAGGTTACCAGTGACAGAGAGGACTCGTCTAAAAGTGCCAGCCCAGAGCCAAAGGAGGTTGAGCATGGCATATCTTCACATGCGGAGAAGGCAGTCTCCCCTCAGCAAAGCCCACTCACCCTTGGACACGAGTTTCCCACAATGAAAGAAGAGTCAATAAGTGACGCAGAGAAAAATAATGGAGAAGACAGTCATGTGGCAGCAGCCCCTGTCAAACATGAATTCGACACCAACATCACTTTCAAAGAGGAGAGCAAAATGTCAATATCAGAGGGCACCACATCAGACAAGTCAGGTACACCAATAGAAGAGGCGGTAGCAGATGACACCTTCTCCCATCTGGCCTCAGCATCCACTACTTCGTTGGCCACCTGCTCCTTCCCTGAGCCCACCACTGACTCCCCATCGCTTCATGCCGAGGTGGGCTCGCCTCATTCCACAGAGGTGGAttcgctgtctgtctctgtggtaCAGACGCCAACCCCCTTCCATGAGGCGGAGGGCTCCCCTTCCAAGGAGGAGAGCCCCAGGCCAATGTCCATCTCCCCCGACAACTCGCCAATGGCAAAGATGAGGGCACAAGCGCAGGAGGCTAAATCCCCTGAGCAGTCTACTACCTCCGTGGAGTTGGGGCAGGACTCCCCTGACCATTCCTTAGCCTTGGACTTTAGTAAGCAGTCTCCAGAGCATCCATCGTTGGCGGGGAGCTCCCGTGCCACAGAGAATGGCCCCACGGAGGTGGACTACAGCCCCTCAGAAGGATTGGACCTGAGACCAGTGGGCGAGCACGAATTCAATGTGGAGACAACTGTTCTTTTCAAAGAGATGGATACAGTTCATGTCATTTCCGCGTCTCCATCGGATGTATCTCAGTCTACTCCCTCTGTCACCACTCCATGCCAAATGAGAGAAATGCCACCCAGCACGCTACTGCCAACAGACAAGTCTCCAGTAACCCAGAAGGTTGCTTCTCTCACCCATTCTCCTCTTTCCACTGACTCATCACCATTGATCGGAGGTCCACCAGGAAAAGAAGATGACAGCCCAACATCTCTTTCTGAGGAAGAAACTTCAAATAAATCCAATAAAGACACAGAGCAGAGCTACgagacacacacctctccaAAATCGATTTCACCATCATTCCCACCTCCATCAATGTCcacaccacctccatcatcatccccaccaccgccaccatcatcTTTCTCACCTACACCACCATCAGTATCCCCTCTACCTCTATCAgtatccccaccaccaccatcatcatccccaCCACAAACACCATCATCATTCTCACCAACACCACagtcatcaccaccacaaccctcATTGAAATCCCCCCGATCATCCCCAACACCATCATCATCTGCACCACCACCCTCTTTATCACCCGCCCCATcaagcccaccaccaccatcatcatccccaccaccatcatcatctccaCCACTGCAGTCATCATCACCACCCAGAGAGGCGCTTTCTCCCAAGGAGACAAATCCCTTTAAATGTGACACGTCCACACCACCCTCAAAATCCCCCAACAGCCCTAAAGTCCCCTTCCCATCGTCCCTGCCTCTATCCCCAAACTACATGTGTGCCGGTGGTTCCCAGGAACCCAACCTTTCAAAGCAGAGCTCCTCTCCCCACTCCAAGACAGACGTGGACCTCTGCCTGGTCAGCTCCTGTGAGTACCGCCACCCTAAGACGGAGCTGTCACCGTCCTTCATGAACCCCAACCCGCTAGAATATCTGATGAGCGAGGAAATGGCCCTGGAGGAAGGGAAACTTCTGACCAAGTCAGGCGGaggccccccgcccccgggcGGAAAGCTCCAAGCCAAGCAGTGTGAGGAGACCCCGCCGACCTCCATCAGTGAGTCCGCTCCGTCCCAGACCGACTCGGACGTCCCCCCGGGGACCGAGGACTGCCCTTCAATCACTGCCGACGCCAACATCGACTCTGAGGACGACTCTGAGACGCTGCCCACCGACCGGACCCTGACCTACCGCCACGCCGACCCACCTCCACCGGCGGCGAAGGACCCGGCCCCGTCTTCGGCCCCCCCTGACGTCTGCATGGTGGACCCCGAGGCCCTCAAGGCTGAGGAGCGCCAGGAGGAGGCGGCCGCGGAGAAgaccaagaagaagaagctcaCTAAAACCAGCGGCTCGCCAGCCAGGAAGAGCGCCCTGGCGAAGGCCAAAGATACCAAGACGGCCTCACCAAAGAAGATAGTGGGAGAAGGTAAAGATGCAAAGAACGCGACCAACACCTCTGCATCTAGGGGAGCGAAGAGTACTACAA GTACTGGGAACACCAAGGTCTCGAGTGGAGCGGCAGTGCCCAACTGTCCTCCCATGTACATGGATCTGGTTTACATCCCCAACCACTGCAGTGCTAAGAACGTGGACGCTGAGTTCTTCAAGCGGGTTCGTTCATCCTACTACGTGGTCAGTGGCAACGACCAGCCGGCTCAGGAGCCCAACAAGACTGTTCTGGATGCCTTGCTGGAGGGAAAGGCCCAGTGGGGAAACGATATGCAG gtgaccCTGATCCCCACCCACGACTCGGACGTGATGCGGGAGTGGTACCAGGAGACTCACGACAAGCAGCAGGAGCTCAACATCATGGTCctggccagcagcagcaccgtGGTCATGCAGGACGAGTCTTTCCCCGCCTGTAAGATAGAGTTATAA